Genomic DNA from Comamonas antarctica:
GGCCGTGCCCCGATTCGACATTGACATGGCCGGCATTCTGCAGCCGCACCAGTTCGCTGCCCCAGGCGCGCGCATAGGCACCCGCAAGCCGGATCGGACAAAAGGGGTCATTGCTGCTTGCCACCAGCACGCTGCGGTAGGGCAGCGCGGCCGAAGGCACGGGCGCGAAGTCGATCAGCTGGGCGCGGCGCTCCGGATCGGCCGGCGCCACGAAAAGCGCGCCGGCGACCCGCCCGACCGCCTCCGCGCCCATGTGTGTCGTGGCAATGCAGCCCAGGCTATGGGCGACGATGACGACCGGCTCGGGGCGCGAGAGCACGCATTCCTCGAGGCGCTGCACCCATGCTTCGCGGTGCGGTGCGATCCAGTCGTCCTGCACCACGCGCTGGGCGCCGGGCAGCTGCTCGGCCCAGAGGCTCTGCCAGTGGCCAGGGCCCGAGTCGCGCCAGCCGGGCACAATCAGAACGCGTGGGTTTGTATGCATGCCTGTTCTCCTTGAGCGCAGATTGTCGGCAGCTTTGCTGGAAATCCCAACGAACCATTGGTTGTTATCTTATGGGTCCGCACGCGGCGCCGTGTGGCTGGTGCCCGGCATGCTTTCAGCGAGGAAATCGAGAAAGCCGCGCACCGCGGGCGACAGGCCGCGCCGCGACGGAAACACCGCATGCACCACGCCCTGCGGCGGCGACCAGCCCGGCAGCAGGTGCACCATGCGGCCATCGGCCAACTCGTCGTGGCACATGTAGTCAGGCAGCCAGCCCATGCCGGTGCCGGCCAGCACCGCGAACTTGAGCGTCAGCAGGTCATCCGCGACGTAGCGTGGGTGATGCACCAGCGTATATTCCTGCCCGCCCGGACCGTGCAGCAACAGGCTCGCGCGCCCGTCCACCGCCGACATTGCCAGGGAGTCGAGCCGCCCGAGTTCCTCGAGCCGCGTGGGCCGCCCCTGGCGGCGCAGCAGTTCGGGGCTCGCCACCAGCACCAGCCGCGACATATCCAGGCGCTTGACCACCATGCTGCCGCTGTCATCGAGCGAGGAGCGCACGCGCAGCGCCACATCGATGCTTTCTTCGACCAGATTCACGGCCCGGTTCGTGACCTGCATTTCCACGCGCACCAATGGGTTGCGCTGCAGATAGACCGGCAGCAATTCGCCCACCACGGTCTGCGCGAGCGTCACGGGACAGCTCACGCGCAGCGTACCGCAGGGCTCGGTGCGCACCTGGGCCACGGTATCGGCCGCGGCCTGCGCGGCATCGCGCATGACCTGACAGTGGCGCAGGTAGGCCTCGCCGACCTCGGTCAGCGACAGCTTGCGCGTGGTGCGCTGCAGCAGGCGTACGCCCAGCCGCGCTTCTAGCTCGGCCACGCGCCGCGACAACCGCGACTTCGGGATGCCCAAAGCCCGTCCCGCAGCCGCAAAACCGCCGCGCTCGACCACCTCGGCGAAATACAGCATGTCATTGAGATCATTCACTCTTGCCTCCAATCGTTCTATTTTCGGAACAATCTATTGCATAAACCGCAGCTTATCAAGCTGTTGTCCCAACGGCATAATCTATACCAAGCTTGACGGAATACCCGTCCCAACCAACACCGAAGGAGCCTTTTCCATGCAACTGCTGCACATCGATTCCGCCATCACCGGCGACATGTCCGTTTCCCGCGAGCTGAGCGCCCGCACCGTGCAGGCGTGGGCCCAGGCCCATCCCGGCCTGCAGGTCGACTACCTGGACCTGGCCCAGGATGCCCCGAGCCACCTGTCCGCCCAGTCCATGGGCTTTCGCACCGGCCAGAACGCCGCGACCGAAGCCGAGCGCGCCGAGAACGCGATTTCCGAGAAGCTCGTGACCCAGTTCCTGGCCGCAGACGTCGTGGTGATCGGCGCGCCGTTCTACAACTTCAGCATTCCCAGCCAGCTCAAGGCCTGGATCGACCGCATTGCCCAGCCCGGCCGCACCTTCCGCTACACCGCGGCCGGCCCCGAAGGCCTGGCCAAGGGCAAGACGGTCATCATCGTCTCGACCCGTGGCGGCGTGTACTCGACCTCCGAAGGCGGCCGCGCGATGGAGCACCAGGAAAGCCTGCTGCAGACCGTGCTCGGCTTCCTGGGCGTGACCGATGTGCGCTTCGTGCGCGCCGAAGGCGTGGCCATGGGCCCAGACGCCAAGGCCGCAGCCCTGGCGCAGGCAGAGGAAGCCATTCGCAGCCAGCTGGCCATTGCCGCTTGAACTGCCGGGCCCGAGCGGCCCGCGCCGCGGTGATGCAGCACTCGCTCACTCGGACATTGCCCCTGCTGTCATGGACACAGGGGCATTTTTTGTTAGGCTAGGGTTTACCCAGAGTTTCACTGCTCCTGCCTTTCTGCCCCCTCCCCAGCCATGTCTTCCGCCCCGCAGCGCCCACGCAAATATACGGACGAGTCCTTTGTCATCAAGGCCGTGACCATCGGGCTGATCATCGCCATCGTCTCGGGCTACCTGCTGAACTGGTATCTGGATGCGCGCAGCAAGCGAGAAATGGACCAGGCCCAGTCCGCGGTCTACCGCCAGTACCTGCGCAGCACCCCGCCCCAGCCGCCGCAGCCCCTGCCGGATGCGGTTGCCGAGCGTTTCAAGGTACGCGACGAATTGCTGGCGCATCCCGGCGTCAAGCCCGGCCCGGGTTTCGCCTCGCCCGGCGTGCAGAGCACGGGCAAGGCGATCGTCGACGCGATCGATGGCGCCCAGGGCCGCCAGGCTGCGCCGCGCTCCTGAAATGGATCTCCGGCTGGAACATTAACCACGGGATTCTCGGTGTTTACAACGCCCGGTGACATCGGATGAACGCTCTGTGGCATTCTTCGGCCCTTGCCGCGCGTAGCTGTATCCTAGGCCGGCCCTTTCCCCACTGAAACGACTGCAGCGCAGCACCTGCCGGCCCCGCCGGCCGTGCCGCGTTGCGCCGCGCATGGCCGCAGCCCACAAGCCACGGCCGGCGCATGCAAACCACAAGGTTCTCTTCATGACACTGCATCATCTGCGCTGGGTTGCCGGCCTGCCCGTCCTCGTCGGCGGCATGTACGGCATGGCAATTGCCCAGCCTGCCACCGACGCCCGCCTCTCCGAGATCACGGTCCACAGCACGCTGGGCGGCACGACGCTGGAGCAGACGCCGGCCTCGGTGACGGTGGTCGATGGCGAGCAGATGCGCGACCGCCAGCTGCAGGTCAACCTGTCGGAAAGCCTGTCCGGCGTGCCGGGCCTGCAGATCAACAACCGCCAGAACTACGCGCAGGACCTGCAGCTGTCGATACGCGGCTATGGCGCGCGTTCGACCTTTGGCCTGCGCGGCGTGCGCCTTTACGTCGACGGCATTCCTGCCACCATGCCCGACGGACAGGGTTCGCTGTCGCACATCGACATCGGCAGCCTGGAGCGCGTCGAGGTGCTGCGCGGCCCCTACTCCGCGCTGTATGGCAACTCGTCCGGCGGCGTGATCAGCATGTACACCGAAACGCCCACCGGCCGCCCCAGCCTCGAAGGCGGCTACACGGTGGGCAGCAACGGCCAAAAACGCATTTCGGCCAAGGCCAGCGGCCAGACCGGCCAGGGCCTGAGCTATGTGCTCAGCGCCAGCCGCTATCTGACCGACGGGTATCGCGACCACAGCGCCGCCGACCGCAATGTGGCCAATGCCAAGCTGTCCACCGCCATCGGCGACGACGCGACGCTGACCATCGTGGCCAATACCATGAAGACCGACGCGCAGGATCCGCAAGGGCTGACCTGGGCCCAGTGGCAGGCCAACCCGCGCCAGGCCTCGGCGGTGGCCGAAACCTTCAACACCCGCAAGACGCTGGAGCAGACCCAGGTCGGCGCGACCTATGAGCGCCGCCTCAGCGCCGCGCACAGCGTGTCGCTCACGGCCTATGCGGGGCACCGCTCCATGGAGCAATACCAGTCCATTCCCGAGTCCGCACAACGCGCCGCCGGCCACGCGGGCGGCGTCATCGACATGTCGCGCGACTACGCCGGCCTCGATGCGCGCTGGACGGGACGCTTCAGCAATACGCCGGTGCCCCTCACCGTGACGGCTGGCCTGTCGGTCGATACCGTCAAGGAAGACCGCCAGGGCTATGAGAACTTCGTCGGCAGCCAGCTGGGCGTCAAGGGCGCGCTGCGCCGCGATGAGGACAACAGCGTCACCAGCATCGACCCCTATGTGCAGGCCACCTGGCAACTCGCACCCGCATGGAGCCTGGGCACCGGCCTGCGCTACAGCCATCTCAAGTTCGAGTCGGACGACCGCTACATCCGCGCCGGCAATCCCGACGACTCCGGCAGCGTGACCCACAGCAAGGCCTTGCCGGTGGTGTCGCTGTCGTATCAGCTCACCCCCGAAAAGACCGTCTACGCCAGTGCAGGGCGCGGTTTCGAGACTCCGACCTTTGCCGAACTGTCGTACCGCCCGGGCAGCATCGGCGGCCTGAACTTCGACCTGCAGCCCAGCGTGAGCACGCAGTATGAAGTCGGCTACCGCGAGCGCCTTACCGGCGCCGTCAAGGGCGGCTGGAGCGCGGCCGTGTTCCAGTCGCGTACCAGCGATGAGATCGTCAGCGCCGGCTCCAGCAACGGCCGCACCACTTACCGCAATGCCGGCGACACCCGCCGCCAGGGCCTGGAACTGCAAGCCGACCTGCGCCTGGCGCCGCAGTGGAAGCTGCAGGCTGCCTATACCTACCTCGACGCCAAGTTCCTCCAGGCGTCGGGCACCGCCGCCGCGGGCAACATGCTGCCTGGCCTGGCCAAGCAGCATCTGGCGCTGGGCCTGGACTACGACCTCACTTCCGAGTGGCGCGTTGGGGTGTCGGCCGAGTACATGGGCCAGGTCTACGTGAA
This window encodes:
- a CDS encoding RBBP9/YdeN family alpha/beta hydrolase encodes the protein MHTNPRVLIVPGWRDSGPGHWQSLWAEQLPGAQRVVQDDWIAPHREAWVQRLEECVLSRPEPVVIVAHSLGCIATTHMGAEAVGRVAGALFVAPADPERRAQLIDFAPVPSAALPYRSVLVASSNDPFCPIRLAGAYARAWGSELVRLQNAGHVNVESGHGPWPLGLALLQSLTAGLAWSSTPAETSALQA
- a CDS encoding LysR family transcriptional regulator — translated: MNDLNDMLYFAEVVERGGFAAAGRALGIPKSRLSRRVAELEARLGVRLLQRTTRKLSLTEVGEAYLRHCQVMRDAAQAAADTVAQVRTEPCGTLRVSCPVTLAQTVVGELLPVYLQRNPLVRVEMQVTNRAVNLVEESIDVALRVRSSLDDSGSMVVKRLDMSRLVLVASPELLRRQGRPTRLEELGRLDSLAMSAVDGRASLLLHGPGGQEYTLVHHPRYVADDLLTLKFAVLAGTGMGWLPDYMCHDELADGRMVHLLPGWSPPQGVVHAVFPSRRGLSPAVRGFLDFLAESMPGTSHTAPRADP
- a CDS encoding FMN-dependent NADH-azoreductase is translated as MQLLHIDSAITGDMSVSRELSARTVQAWAQAHPGLQVDYLDLAQDAPSHLSAQSMGFRTGQNAATEAERAENAISEKLVTQFLAADVVVIGAPFYNFSIPSQLKAWIDRIAQPGRTFRYTAAGPEGLAKGKTVIIVSTRGGVYSTSEGGRAMEHQESLLQTVLGFLGVTDVRFVRAEGVAMGPDAKAAALAQAEEAIRSQLAIAA
- a CDS encoding TonB-dependent receptor, which encodes MTLHHLRWVAGLPVLVGGMYGMAIAQPATDARLSEITVHSTLGGTTLEQTPASVTVVDGEQMRDRQLQVNLSESLSGVPGLQINNRQNYAQDLQLSIRGYGARSTFGLRGVRLYVDGIPATMPDGQGSLSHIDIGSLERVEVLRGPYSALYGNSSGGVISMYTETPTGRPSLEGGYTVGSNGQKRISAKASGQTGQGLSYVLSASRYLTDGYRDHSAADRNVANAKLSTAIGDDATLTIVANTMKTDAQDPQGLTWAQWQANPRQASAVAETFNTRKTLEQTQVGATYERRLSAAHSVSLTAYAGHRSMEQYQSIPESAQRAAGHAGGVIDMSRDYAGLDARWTGRFSNTPVPLTVTAGLSVDTVKEDRQGYENFVGSQLGVKGALRRDEDNSVTSIDPYVQATWQLAPAWSLGTGLRYSHLKFESDDRYIRAGNPDDSGSVTHSKALPVVSLSYQLTPEKTVYASAGRGFETPTFAELSYRPGSIGGLNFDLQPSVSTQYEVGYRERLTGAVKGGWSAAVFQSRTSDEIVSAGSSNGRTTYRNAGDTRRQGLELQADLRLAPQWKLQAAYTYLDAKFLQASGTAAAGNMLPGLAKQHLALGLDYDLTSEWRVGVSAEYMGQVYVNDANSESAPSYTVAAASIGYRKVMGPWTLRAFARVDNLFDRKYVGSVIVNDGNQRYFEGAPGRQWITGVSAAYQF